One Paenisporosarcina sp. FSL H8-0542 genomic region harbors:
- a CDS encoding YkuS family protein — MAKIAVEKPYEDVKKALEEKGHTVKMFSTDENVSGYDMGVVRAINEGHNDEFEFPVVAMSGMSIDNVVQAVEHRLGQM; from the coding sequence TTGGCAAAGATTGCAGTAGAAAAACCCTATGAAGACGTAAAAAAGGCTTTAGAAGAAAAAGGTCACACTGTGAAGATGTTCAGCACTGATGAGAATGTTTCAGGTTACGATATGGGTGTTGTAAGGGCGATTAACGAAGGTCATAATGACGAATTTGAATTTCCGGTTGTTGCGATGTCAGGAATGTCTATTGATAACGTAGTACAAGCGGTAGAACATCGGCTAGGTCAGATGTAA
- a CDS encoding WGxxGxxG family protein: protein MKKLAALFLAFMIAFSFAESTTYATPNTNNDVVDDVNDDDGDMEWGWLGLLGLIGLMGLKRKDDLRDRHVK from the coding sequence ATGAAAAAACTTGCAGCACTTTTCCTCGCTTTTATGATTGCTTTTTCATTTGCAGAATCAACTACTTACGCTACCCCTAATACAAATAACGATGTCGTGGATGACGTAAACGACGACGATGGTGATATGGAATGGGGTTGGCTAGGATTGTTAGGCTTGATTGGTTTAATGGGCCTAAAACGAAAAGATGATCTTCGCGATCGCCATGTGAAATAG
- a CDS encoding phosphatidylglycerophosphatase A: MDRNGLRVHSKQVFEATKEALQRRGVSIEEIAKIVYEMQVAYNVGLTLEHCIESVESVLKKREMQHAILVGIELDELAEKKMLSTPLQQIVEADEGLFGVDETIALGSVFTYGSIAVTTFGHLDKNKIGIIKKLDTKIGEGIHTFLDDLVASIAACASSRIAHRTRDLEEHNETFADIKPEETAPETNIEGTTT, from the coding sequence ATGGATAGGAATGGTTTGCGCGTACACTCTAAGCAAGTATTCGAAGCTACAAAAGAGGCTTTGCAGCGCCGAGGTGTATCAATTGAAGAAATAGCGAAAATTGTATACGAAATGCAAGTTGCATACAATGTAGGCCTTACATTGGAACATTGCATAGAATCGGTCGAAAGTGTTCTTAAAAAAAGAGAAATGCAACATGCCATTTTGGTTGGCATTGAGCTTGATGAATTGGCAGAGAAGAAAATGCTCTCTACGCCATTGCAACAGATTGTTGAAGCGGATGAAGGATTATTTGGAGTAGATGAAACGATTGCATTAGGTTCCGTTTTTACGTATGGAAGTATAGCGGTAACCACATTTGGTCATCTGGATAAGAATAAAATTGGGATTATCAAAAAACTGGATACAAAAATAGGTGAAGGCATACACACATTTTTGGACGATCTTGTTGCAAGTATCGCTGCATGTGCATCGTCAAGAATTGCACACCGTACACGGGACTTAGAAGAGCATAATGAGACATTTGCCGATATTAAACCAGAAGAGACAGCTCCAGAAACAAATATTGAAGGAACAACGACCTAA
- a CDS encoding alpha/beta hydrolase-fold protein yields MSKGTIQDVTLFSDALQEDMQLLIYIPANYSPLYKYTVLIASDGKDYFQLGRISRVADELLENKEIENMIIVGVPYKNVEDRRRKYHPSGDQHDAYLRFLAHELVPYLDLTYPTYQIGMGRALIGDSLAATASLLAAIKYPNIFGKVLLHSPMVNEDVLEKIKNVRTPHSFSVYHVIGTGENAVKLTNGEIENFLEPNRVLNSLMQDKGFSLFYDEFEGEHTWKHWQPDLKRAIKMNFGH; encoded by the coding sequence TTGTCTAAAGGTACAATCCAAGACGTAACGCTATTTAGTGACGCCTTACAAGAAGATATGCAACTGCTGATTTATATACCAGCAAATTATTCACCACTTTATAAATATACAGTTTTAATTGCGTCTGACGGAAAAGATTACTTCCAATTAGGAAGAATTTCCCGTGTTGCGGACGAATTACTCGAAAACAAAGAAATTGAAAATATGATCATTGTCGGTGTCCCGTATAAAAACGTGGAAGATCGACGTCGTAAATACCATCCGTCCGGGGATCAGCATGATGCGTACTTACGTTTTCTTGCACATGAACTTGTTCCTTATTTGGATTTAACCTACCCTACATATCAGATTGGAATGGGACGAGCACTAATCGGCGACTCATTGGCAGCAACTGCTTCCCTTCTTGCCGCTATCAAATACCCCAATATATTTGGAAAAGTTCTTTTACACTCCCCGATGGTCAATGAAGATGTATTGGAAAAAATTAAAAATGTCCGGACACCGCATTCGTTCTCGGTTTATCATGTCATTGGAACTGGCGAAAATGCAGTAAAGCTAACCAATGGCGAGATTGAAAACTTCCTTGAACCTAACAGGGTTTTAAATTCATTGATGCAAGACAAAGGATTTTCGTTGTTCTATGACGAATTTGAAGGAGAGCATACTTGGAAACATTGGCAACCGGATTTGAAACGTGCGATTAAAATGAATTTCGGACATTGA
- a CDS encoding YjcG family protein has protein sequence MKYGVVAFPSKKLQDLANSYRKRYDPHYALITPHMTVKGVFEASDTEIEQLSTKISNVVKRHSPFKIHTTKVSSFSPVTNAIYFKVEPSEELLNLHEDLHSDEVGGKAEYAFVPHITIAQKMSSGEHDDIYGQLKMIGVDHEETIDRLHLLYQLEDGSWTVYETFRLTGAEN, from the coding sequence ATGAAATATGGAGTCGTTGCATTCCCATCTAAAAAACTACAAGACTTGGCAAACTCATACCGCAAACGTTATGATCCACATTATGCACTCATCACCCCCCACATGACGGTCAAGGGCGTATTCGAAGCTAGTGACACTGAGATTGAACAACTTTCTACAAAAATCAGCAACGTTGTCAAACGTCACAGCCCCTTCAAAATACACACAACTAAAGTTAGTTCCTTTTCACCGGTTACGAATGCAATTTATTTCAAAGTGGAACCGAGTGAAGAATTGCTTAATTTACATGAAGATTTGCATTCTGACGAAGTGGGTGGCAAAGCTGAATATGCCTTTGTCCCTCATATTACCATCGCACAAAAAATGTCATCAGGTGAACATGACGATATTTATGGCCAATTGAAAATGATTGGTGTCGATCACGAGGAAACTATTGATCGCTTGCATTTGCTGTATCAACTTGAAGATGGCTCTTGGACGGTTTATGAAACATTCCGTTTGACTGGAGCTGAAAATTGA
- a CDS encoding GNAT family N-acetyltransferase, whose product MITAKRVEIPKELDDAFFVRQKVFVDEQDVPVHLEMDEYDQSAVHFVAYDDEMPIGAGRIREPEPGVAKVERVCILPQYRGKHLGNLMMETMESYAREASLTTVKLNAQSYAVPFYEKLSYQITSPEFMDAGIPHRAMEKNL is encoded by the coding sequence TTGATTACTGCCAAACGAGTGGAAATACCAAAAGAGCTGGATGATGCATTTTTTGTTCGTCAAAAAGTATTCGTGGATGAACAGGATGTCCCAGTACATTTAGAGATGGATGAATATGATCAGTCTGCTGTTCATTTCGTGGCGTATGACGATGAAATGCCTATAGGTGCGGGCCGAATTCGAGAACCTGAACCAGGTGTCGCAAAAGTTGAACGTGTCTGTATCTTGCCTCAATATCGTGGCAAGCATTTAGGAAATTTGATGATGGAAACGATGGAAAGTTATGCGAGAGAAGCTAGTTTAACGACAGTTAAACTAAATGCTCAGTCTTATGCCGTTCCTTTTTATGAAAAACTCTCTTATCAAATTACCTCGCCTGAATTTATGGATGCAGGTATACCCCATCGTGCCATGGAAAAAAATCTATAA
- a CDS encoding stage VI sporulation protein F, with protein sequence MQDSFFKKIEQKTGVSMDEVFTLANAIQHADFSDERQVKKIVRRVSKIAGKQISSDFEDQIVQSVVQKGNKLNLNEIANMMNQKNE encoded by the coding sequence ATGCAAGACTCATTTTTTAAGAAGATTGAGCAAAAAACTGGTGTATCGATGGATGAAGTTTTTACATTGGCCAATGCCATCCAGCACGCTGATTTTTCAGATGAACGCCAAGTGAAAAAAATTGTTCGAAGAGTGTCGAAAATTGCTGGAAAACAGATTTCAAGCGATTTCGAAGACCAAATTGTTCAATCAGTTGTTCAAAAAGGAAACAAGCTAAATCTTAATGAGATAGCAAACATGATGAACCAAAAAAACGAATAA
- a CDS encoding YjcZ family sporulation protein, translating into MCEGYSPCGGYPKMYPARAPYQGSTFILIVVLFILLIIVGSSFIR; encoded by the coding sequence ATGTGTGAGGGTTATAGTCCTTGCGGTGGTTATCCAAAAATGTATCCAGCTCGTGCTCCTTATCAAGGGTCAACATTTATCCTCATAGTTGTACTATTCATCCTATTAATCATCGTAGGGAGTAGTTTCATCAGATAG
- the spoVAE gene encoding stage V sporulation protein AE gives MIVSIILAFIAGGLICVVGQLLFDVAKLTPAHTLSLLVVIGSVLDGFGLYEPFIDFAGAGATIPITSFGNSLTHGAMAEAEKHGFIGVLTGMFEVTSSGISAAIIFGVVAAIIFKSKGKVS, from the coding sequence ATGATCGTTTCAATCATTTTAGCATTTATCGCAGGTGGACTTATTTGTGTAGTGGGACAACTACTTTTTGATGTGGCGAAATTAACGCCAGCGCATACATTAAGTTTATTGGTAGTCATTGGTTCTGTTTTAGATGGGTTTGGCTTATATGAGCCTTTCATCGATTTTGCAGGAGCAGGAGCAACTATTCCCATTACTTCTTTTGGTAATTCACTTACTCATGGAGCTATGGCAGAGGCAGAAAAACATGGCTTTATCGGCGTATTAACCGGTATGTTCGAAGTGACAAGTTCAGGTATCAGTGCAGCCATAATATTCGGTGTGGTTGCAGCAATCATTTTCAAGTCCAAAGGTAAAGTGTCCTGA